In Bicyclus anynana chromosome 13, ilBicAnyn1.1, whole genome shotgun sequence, a genomic segment contains:
- the LOC112043100 gene encoding translation initiation factor IF-2: protein MSCGNMRTLLIFMLCAVTAYAQFDSPAPPRLQIPGAVLSGGPRQGGLRQGRLQGAPIGVARVRRPGLARPSFKSVDAAPRPNLQFLDEISKPVTEEPEEDFDINTPTAFISNAFSTPESQNEYFDITTTSQPKPPAIFNSSPFQPTTPTAPRPEPVRPTQYRPLAPQSFSPVRNEPPPRPQPARLQPLSSRPQRPAFRPEPKPFVDEDDEYIQPVRQVTRQQAPAKHAAPQKYIPSSNRDKKPVAQIIRKYREENEDGSITWGFENDDGTFKEETIGVDCITRGSYGYVDPDGIKREYNYETGIACDKAKEEKEQKGFVDYQENKAVLPNGITIDLNAMGKKSKRPFRSAGNL from the exons ATGTCGTGCGGCAACATGCGGACATTACTG ATATTTATGCTGTGCGCGGTCACAGCTTATGCTCAATTTGATTCGCCAGCGCCGCCGAGACTCCAAATTCCCGGCGCAGTCTTGAGCGGCGGACCAAGACAAGGGGGACTTCGACAAGGAAGGCTACAAGGCGCCCCCATCGGCGTCGCTAGAGTAAGAAGGCCAGGGCTCGCAAGGCCTTCCTTCAAATCGGTAGATGCAGCTCCTCGCCCGAACCTCCAATTCCTAGATGAAATATCCAAACCAGTCACCGAAGAACCTGAAGAAGACTTCGACATCAACACGCCGACAGCATTCATATCTAATGCGTTCTCGACGCCAGAATCACAAAATGAATACTTCGACATAACGACGACGTCTCAACCAAAGCCACCCGCGATCTTCAACTCATCACCTTTCCAACCAACGACGCCGACGGCACCAAGGCCGGAGCCAGTAAGACCGACGCAATACCGACCACTGGCACCACAATCGTTTTCTCCTGTGAGAAACGAGCCGCCACCGAGGCCTCAACCCGCTAGACTGCAACCTCTTTCGAGCAGACCACAGCGTCCCGCCTTCAGACCCGAGCCTAAACCTTTCGTTGACGAAGACGATGAATACATTCAACCCGTAAGACAAGTAACCAGACAACAAGCACCCGCGAAGCACGCCGCCCCACAGAAATACATACCTTCCAGCAATAGGGATAAGAAGCCGGTAGCTCAAATCATTCGTAAATACAGAGAAGAAAACGAAGATGGAAGTATAACATGGGGTTTCGAAAATGACGACGGTACTTTCAAGGAAGAAACAATTGGCGTAGACTGCATAACTCGCGGGAGCTACGGATATGTTGATCCCGACGGCATTAAGCGTGAATATAACTACGAAACTGGCATCGCCTGTGACAAGGCTAAGGAAGAAAAGGAACAAAAGGGTTTTGTTGACTATCAAGAGAACAAAGCAGTTTTACCTAACGGAATAACGATAGATCTCAACGCAATGGGTAAAAAGTCTAAGAGGCCATTCAGATCAGCGGGTAACCTTTAG
- the LOC112043068 gene encoding histone deacetylase complex subunit SAP18, with protein MKMAGLESMVVEEVRPVEKSIDREKTCPLLLRVFCATGRHNSTGDYARGNVPQNELQIYTWMDATLRELTGLVKEVNPETRRKGTYFDFAIVYPDMRSPTYRMREIGVTCSGQRGGDDNKTLSAVKFQIGNYLDISITPPNRMPPPMRRPQPYMNNRPY; from the exons ATGAAAATGGCGGGATTGGAATCAATGGTCGTCGAAGAGGTTAGACCGGTAGAGAAATCAATTGATAGAGAGAAG ACTTGCCCGCTCTTGCTACGTGTATTTTGTGCAACTGGTCGGCACAATTCGACCGGAGATTATGCTAGAGGCAATGTACCCCAGAACGAGTTGCAGATTTACACTTGGATGGATGCAACGCTGCGGGAACTTACAGGATTGGTGAAAGAAGTCAACCCTGAGACACGACGTAAAGGAACATACTTTGATTTTGCTATAGTTTATCCAGATATGAGATCTCCAACTTATCGTATGAGAGAAATCGGTGTGACCTGCTCAGGGCAAAGAGGTGGTGATGATAACAAAACTCTCTCTGCAGTCAAATTTCAAATTGGCAACTATTTGGATATCTCTATAACTCCGCCTAATAGGATGCCACCACCGATGCGAAGGCCTCAACCTTATATGAACAATCGTCCATATTAA